The proteins below are encoded in one region of Planctopirus limnophila DSM 3776:
- a CDS encoding DUF1559 domain-containing protein, whose amino-acid sequence MKTRQQAGFTLIELLVVIAIIAILIALLLPAVQQAREAARRTQCRNNLKQLGIAMHNYHDTHNTFPFGSMAQSLNTAGAGGPGAMSWMPMILPYMDQGPLYNQLTPWMVAKNSANWPSALMNTIIPGLSCPSDPNSPKETSVHGVEATPGADPPDNNDGFCGNYLVCSGNEQITAANSTALSGMFFYRSRIRMAQVVDGTSNTVMVSEINLVPEQAGNRDWRGRYYRSDHLSSFFTTELPPNSTNPDFLRTCQGLPASPTYAPCTGSTDPQYIYARSRHTGGVHALMADGSGKFVSSNIDTNVWRAVGSRAGGETTSDF is encoded by the coding sequence ATGAAAACCAGGCAACAGGCCGGTTTTACGTTGATTGAATTGCTGGTGGTCATCGCCATCATTGCGATTCTCATTGCGCTGCTGCTCCCCGCGGTGCAGCAGGCGCGGGAAGCAGCCCGCAGAACCCAATGCCGGAATAATCTGAAGCAATTGGGGATCGCCATGCACAACTATCACGACACCCACAATACCTTCCCTTTTGGGAGTATGGCGCAAAGTTTGAATACGGCAGGAGCGGGCGGCCCGGGGGCCATGTCCTGGATGCCCATGATTCTCCCGTACATGGATCAGGGGCCACTTTACAACCAGCTCACACCGTGGATGGTCGCCAAGAATTCGGCCAACTGGCCCAGTGCCTTGATGAATACCATCATCCCCGGCCTGTCATGCCCTTCGGATCCTAACTCACCCAAGGAGACTTCGGTCCATGGCGTGGAAGCCACTCCAGGAGCTGATCCTCCCGATAATAATGACGGCTTCTGTGGAAACTATTTGGTCTGCTCCGGAAATGAGCAAATTACCGCTGCCAATTCGACGGCACTCAGTGGGATGTTTTTCTATCGCTCGCGCATTCGCATGGCTCAGGTTGTTGATGGAACATCGAATACGGTCATGGTGAGTGAGATCAATCTGGTTCCCGAGCAAGCCGGTAATCGCGATTGGCGCGGCCGCTACTATCGCTCCGACCACCTGAGCTCATTCTTCACGACGGAGTTGCCTCCCAATTCGACAAATCCAGACTTCCTGCGCACCTGCCAGGGTTTACCAGCCAGTCCCACCTATGCTCCTTGTACAGGTTCAACCGATCCTCAATATATTTATGCCCGCAGTCGGCATACCGGCGGAGTTCATGCACTGATGGCAGATGGTTCTGGCAAGTTTGTGTCCTCGAACATCGACACCAATGTCTGGCGCGCTGTCGGCTCAAGAGCCGGTGGCGAAACCACCAGCGACTTCTAG